A single window of Xylocopilactobacillus apicola DNA harbors:
- a CDS encoding response regulator transcription factor codes for MRVLIIEDEEAIAEAVAEVLKRNNYLVDVANDGESGRDFAMSNIYDLIILDLMLPKIDGFEILGEIRKSELAVPVVCLTAKSQIEDKIHGLDCGADDYLTKPFHMDELLARIRAVKRRSTNLQTSELLNFVDLKLNVSTFELHCRKGSVILTPKEARILEVMIHQGPIASSKELLIQKIWGYDSEAVDNNVEIQISFLRKKLVSLNTLVEIRTIRSVGYILAKKNA; via the coding sequence ATGCGAGTTTTAATTATTGAAGACGAAGAAGCAATCGCTGAAGCTGTTGCAGAAGTTTTGAAGAGAAATAATTATTTGGTAGACGTTGCTAACGACGGCGAGAGCGGCCGAGATTTTGCGATGAGCAACATTTACGATCTAATTATTTTAGATTTAATGCTGCCAAAGATCGACGGTTTTGAAATTTTGGGGGAAATCCGAAAATCTGAACTTGCAGTTCCTGTGGTCTGTTTGACTGCAAAAAGTCAAATTGAGGATAAAATTCATGGATTGGATTGCGGAGCTGATGACTATTTGACCAAGCCTTTTCACATGGACGAGCTTTTGGCGCGGATTCGGGCAGTCAAAAGGCGTTCTACAAATCTTCAAACCTCAGAGCTTCTTAATTTTGTCGACCTGAAATTAAACGTTAGTACCTTTGAACTTCATTGTCGTAAAGGATCTGTTATCTTAACGCCCAAAGAAGCTCGCATATTAGAAGTCATGATTCATCAAGGGCCAATTGCTTCTTCCAAGGAGCTATTGATCCAAAAGATCTGGGGCTATGATTCAGAAGCTGTTGATAATAATGTAGAAATTCAAATCTCATTTTTAAGAAAAAAATTAGTAAGTCTTAACACTCTGGTTGAAATCCGAACAATTAGAAGTGTGGGATATATTTTGGCTAAAAAAAATGCTTAA
- a CDS encoding sensor histidine kinase → MLKKFRKRILLLQFSLISVIFLGSLITVFISYYRDQNKEIAKSLNDLMQQSISIEGESINDLPDNIFVGEVTNATNIVDSNKFFSFKVKDRKISKLSDNQSDCKKVANKINNRNNKNGKIKFNGQVWQYQTSDAPKFTQKEQDGESSFDLSSDPTSSIVACLNITNPYQQIIKTGNTFIIVGIISLIGIFALSFYFTNLFLKPVQKTWESQQQFVSDASHELKTPIAIINSNVDVLMSEPQNTISSQQKWINNIYQGTRRMENLINQMLQLSRIENDEHRVCKSKINVSNLFINIIDEMGAITHQKKLKILKDVPSNIEIITNEDLLQQILQILCENAVEYTPVDGEIRIKLQTFKDQIIFEVKNSGTPLLEEEIPQLFERFYRSDKARNSKNNNFGMGLAIAKAQANELKGKLSAANGKDGFITFSLALGT, encoded by the coding sequence ATGCTTAAAAAATTCCGAAAACGTATTCTGCTTCTTCAATTTAGTCTTATTTCAGTGATTTTTCTCGGATCCTTAATCACTGTTTTCATTTCCTATTACCGTGACCAAAATAAAGAAATTGCAAAATCACTCAATGATTTAATGCAACAATCCATTTCGATCGAAGGAGAATCGATTAATGATCTCCCGGATAATATTTTTGTAGGAGAAGTTACAAATGCAACCAATATTGTCGATTCGAATAAATTTTTTTCGTTCAAAGTCAAAGATCGAAAAATTAGCAAACTCAGTGATAACCAAAGTGATTGCAAAAAAGTAGCTAACAAAATTAACAATCGTAATAATAAAAACGGTAAGATAAAATTCAATGGTCAAGTTTGGCAATATCAAACTTCCGACGCCCCAAAATTTACTCAAAAAGAACAAGATGGGGAGTCCTCCTTTGATTTAAGTTCAGATCCGACTTCTTCTATTGTGGCATGTCTTAATATCACTAATCCTTATCAACAAATCATCAAAACAGGAAATACCTTTATAATTGTTGGAATCATTTCTTTAATCGGAATTTTTGCGCTCAGTTTTTACTTCACTAATTTATTCCTAAAGCCCGTCCAAAAAACATGGGAAAGCCAGCAACAATTCGTCTCCGATGCCTCACATGAGCTAAAAACTCCTATTGCTATTATTAATTCTAATGTCGATGTTTTGATGTCAGAACCCCAAAACACGATCAGTTCTCAGCAAAAGTGGATTAATAATATCTACCAAGGAACCCGTCGAATGGAGAATTTAATTAACCAGATGCTTCAATTGTCTCGCATTGAAAATGACGAACACAGAGTTTGCAAATCAAAAATCAACGTTAGTAATTTATTTATCAATATTATCGATGAGATGGGAGCTATTACCCATCAAAAAAAGCTCAAAATTTTAAAGGATGTTCCTTCAAACATTGAAATTATAACGAATGAAGATTTGTTACAACAAATTTTACAAATTTTATGTGAAAATGCGGTCGAATATACTCCTGTCGATGGAGAAATTCGAATCAAACTTCAAACATTTAAAGATCAAATTATTTTTGAAGTCAAAAATAGTGGAACTCCTCTTTTAGAAGAGGAAATTCCACAACTATTTGAGCGTTTTTATCGCAGTGACAAAGCTCGTAACAGTAAAAATAATAATTTCGGGATGGGGCTTGCAATCGCTAAGGCTCAAGCTAACGAATTAAAGGGAAAACTTAGCGCTGCAAACGGAAAAGACGGATTTATCACATTTTCCTTAGCACTTGGAACTTAA